The following proteins are encoded in a genomic region of Aquella oligotrophica:
- a CDS encoding LysR family transcriptional regulator, translating into MFDDLFLFIKTAGFGSFTKASKELGLYQSTLSRRIINLERTLGVKLINRNASHFELTTQGRKFFELLKDDEAVLQNKIHEALDKDEIVFGEVKIMLPHSLPLNIITPRLPEFIKKHPRLKLRIYYQNHEINLQKNLIDLALVYGLPEQQAQKVKLIHKAERVAFCTPKYIAQYGMLNNLEDINQHKVLPVLLDHGELINRINLINNKTGRIESAKIDYNIATNSFTHALKLVDTGEYIASSFYSVMANDIRNGKYVRVLVDYSFEVGNFYLIKRLEDDYKINIVADFIEECFREYNCSNIAP; encoded by the coding sequence GAGTTAGGACTTTACCAATCGACACTCAGTCGGCGTATAATTAACCTAGAAAGAACTCTAGGAGTAAAACTAATAAATAGAAATGCCAGTCACTTCGAATTAACCACTCAGGGAAGAAAATTTTTTGAATTACTAAAGGATGATGAGGCAGTTTTACAAAATAAAATCCATGAAGCACTCGATAAAGACGAAATCGTATTTGGGGAAGTTAAAATTATGCTACCTCATTCATTACCATTAAATATTATTACCCCTCGCTTACCAGAGTTTATCAAGAAGCACCCTAGACTCAAGCTACGAATTTATTATCAAAATCATGAAATTAATCTTCAAAAAAACCTAATTGATCTGGCACTAGTATACGGACTTCCAGAACAGCAAGCACAAAAGGTAAAATTAATTCATAAGGCTGAAAGAGTTGCCTTTTGCACACCAAAATATATTGCACAATATGGTATGTTAAATAATCTGGAAGATATTAACCAACATAAAGTGTTGCCTGTCCTTTTAGACCATGGAGAACTTATTAACCGTATCAACCTGATAAATAATAAAACCGGAAGAATAGAATCTGCAAAAATTGATTATAATATTGCGACAAATAGCTTTACACATGCACTAAAACTAGTTGATACAGGTGAATATATTGCCAGCTCATTTTATTCTGTCATGGCAAATGATATCCGGAATGGTAAATATGTGAGAGTTCTTGTTGATTATAGTTTTGAAGTTGGCAATTTTTATCTGATAAAACGGCTTGAAGATGACTATAAGATAAATATAGTTGCTGATTTTATTGAAGAATGTTTTAGAGAATATAATTGTAGTAATATAGCTCCGTAA